The Methanophagales archaeon DNA segment ACTTTTCTATCTCCAGTACAAGGTCCTCGCGCCGCTGCCCGTATGCATCCTCAGCCGGTATCTTAACTGTCTTAGACTCCCCTGGGTTCATTCCCACTACTGCATGCTCAAAACCCGGTATTATCTGCCCACCACCTATCGTGAATTGAAGCGGATCGCCATTTACTGAGGCATCAAATACCGTGCCATCATCCAATTTGCCCGTGTAGTGAACCTTAACGGTGTCACCATATTTCGCCTGTGCCATAATTTTTTCCTCCTTTTTTTCTTTTACAATAGAATAATAATAAGAGCGATGTATAAAATACAATCTATGCCTTATAGCCTATAAGCCTATATCATATCCAGCTCACGAAGCACCTGCCTCAACTTGTGCTCGTTTTCTTCGCTCAGTTCACCCAGTGGGAGCCTCACATGACCAGCCGGCAATCCCATCAGCTCCGCCGTACGCTTCACAGGTATCGGATTCGTCTCAAGGAACATCGCCTCAAACAGCGGAAACAATCTGAGGTTGATCTCTTTCGCCTTCTCTATATCACCGCTCAACATTGCATTCACCATCTCGCACATTGGTTGCGGTGCTATA contains these protein-coding regions:
- a CDS encoding peptidylprolyl isomerase, which translates into the protein MAQAKYGDTVKVHYTGKLDDGTVFDASVNGDPLQFTIGGGQIIPGFEHAVVGMNPGESKTVKIPAEDAYGQRREDLVLEIEKSQLPEGLKPEVGLQLQSRQPDGRIIVLTIADISESHVTLDANHPLAGKDLTFDIQLVEII